In Paenibacillus sp. 1781tsa1, one DNA window encodes the following:
- the aspS gene encoding aspartate--tRNA ligase: MKRSHHCGALTPAHIGETVTLNGWVQTRRDLGGVLFIDLRDRSGIVQVVFNPAYSGEALQIADRVRSEYVIAVTGKVVKRDAETVNKNLPTGEIEVQITEIEVLNAAKTPPFFIEDGVEVDESLRLKYRYLDLRRPEMFETLKLRSKASKVFRDYLDGEEFVEVETPILTKSSPEGARDYLVPSRVHEGEFFALPQSPQIYKQLLMVGGLERYYQIARCFRDEDLRADRQPEFTQVDIETSFLQQDDLLPMMEELMAKLLRETKGIELELPFQRITYADAMGKYGSDKPDLRFGMELVEMNDIVANSGVKVFASVIEKGGEVKVLNAKGCGTWSRKEIDDLGPFAARYGAKGLAWIQVKDGEFKGPIVKFFTPEEIEAVKERTGAEDGDLLLFSADTKKVVADVLGALRLKIGRQLGLIDDSRFKFAWVVDFPLLGYDEDAKRYVAEHHPFTRPKDEDVHLFDTDPGAIRAQAYDLVLNGYEVGGGSMRIYKRDVQEKMFAALGLSTEVANEKFGYLLEAFEYGTPPHGGIAFGLDRLVMLLAGRTNLRETIAFPKTASATDLLMNAPSEVDDSQLEQLHIRVARKPVAEKK; the protein is encoded by the coding sequence ATGAAAAGAAGTCATCATTGCGGCGCATTAACACCCGCACACATCGGTGAAACAGTAACATTGAACGGTTGGGTTCAAACCCGCCGTGACTTGGGAGGCGTACTCTTCATCGATCTGCGTGACCGCAGCGGAATTGTACAAGTTGTCTTCAACCCGGCTTATTCCGGTGAAGCTTTGCAAATCGCAGATCGCGTACGTAGCGAGTATGTTATCGCTGTAACAGGTAAAGTCGTTAAACGTGATGCAGAAACAGTGAACAAAAACCTGCCTACTGGCGAAATTGAAGTTCAAATTACTGAAATTGAAGTGCTGAACGCAGCCAAAACACCTCCATTCTTCATTGAAGATGGTGTTGAAGTGGATGAATCCCTTCGTTTGAAATATCGTTACCTGGACCTGCGTCGTCCGGAAATGTTCGAAACACTGAAACTGCGTTCCAAAGCTTCCAAAGTGTTCCGTGACTACCTGGATGGAGAAGAGTTCGTTGAAGTGGAAACACCGATCCTGACGAAGAGCTCCCCGGAAGGTGCGCGTGATTATCTCGTACCGAGCCGTGTGCATGAAGGTGAATTCTTCGCCCTGCCACAATCCCCACAAATTTACAAACAATTGCTGATGGTCGGCGGACTTGAGCGTTATTATCAGATCGCTCGTTGTTTCCGGGATGAGGATCTGCGTGCAGACCGTCAACCCGAATTCACGCAAGTCGACATCGAGACTTCTTTCCTGCAACAGGATGACCTGCTGCCAATGATGGAAGAACTGATGGCCAAATTGTTACGTGAAACAAAAGGCATTGAGCTGGAACTGCCTTTCCAACGGATTACGTATGCAGATGCAATGGGTAAATACGGTTCAGACAAACCAGATCTGCGCTTTGGTATGGAACTGGTTGAAATGAACGATATCGTAGCGAACAGTGGTGTAAAAGTATTTGCTTCCGTCATCGAAAAAGGTGGAGAAGTGAAAGTGCTGAACGCTAAAGGCTGTGGTACATGGAGCCGTAAAGAGATCGATGATCTCGGACCATTTGCTGCACGTTACGGTGCGAAAGGTCTGGCTTGGATTCAAGTGAAAGACGGTGAGTTCAAAGGGCCAATCGTGAAGTTCTTCACGCCTGAAGAAATCGAAGCTGTTAAAGAACGTACTGGTGCTGAAGATGGCGACTTGCTGCTCTTCTCCGCAGACACGAAAAAAGTGGTTGCTGACGTTCTGGGCGCACTGCGTCTGAAAATTGGTCGTCAACTTGGATTGATCGATGACAGTAGATTCAAATTCGCTTGGGTTGTGGACTTCCCACTCCTCGGATATGATGAAGATGCGAAACGTTATGTGGCAGAACACCATCCGTTCACACGTCCAAAAGATGAAGATGTACATCTGTTCGACACGGATCCGGGTGCAATTCGCGCTCAAGCCTATGACCTTGTTCTCAATGGTTATGAAGTAGGTGGCGGTTCGATGCGTATCTACAAACGTGATGTTCAGGAAAAAATGTTTGCTGCCCTGGGACTCTCTACAGAAGTAGCGAATGAGAAATTCGGCTACCTGCTGGAAGCATTTGAATACGGAACACCACCACATGGCGGAATTGCCTTTGGTCTTGACCGTTTGGTGATGTTGCTGGCGGGCCGCACGAACTTGCGTGAAACGATTGCCTTCCCGAAAACAGCAAGTGCAACGGATCTGCTGATGAATGCACCTTCCGAAGTGGATGACTCGCAATTGGAACAACTTCATATCCGCGTAGCCCGTAAACCGGTAGCGGAAAAGAAATAA
- a CDS encoding bifunctional (p)ppGpp synthetase/guanosine-3',5'-bis(diphosphate) 3'-pyrophosphohydrolase, with the protein MGIEQLLEKAGAYIKEPDLVRIREAYEFADQAHHGQTRKSGEPYILHPLAVADIVVNMQMDTISIIAALLHDVVEDTTVSLEEIRNHFGNTCAMLVDGLTKLERIQFRSKEEQQNENYRKMFIAMAQDIRVIVIKLADRLHNMRTLKFQSEESQRRISYETLEIFCPIANRLGISAIKWEMEDIALRYLNPQQYYRIANLMHKKRAEREQYIDTVMDGITNKLDEMGIQADLSGRPKHIYSVFKKMTTKNKQFNEIYDLLAIRIIVDNIKDCYATLGIIHTLWKPMPGRFKDYIAMPKANMYQSLHTTVVGPNGEPTEVQIRTWDMHRTAEFGIAAHWAYKEGAANGNHFEDKITFFREILELQNEAQDASEFVESLKMDFFSDLVFVFTPKGEVIELPIGSVPLDFAYRIHTEVGNRTIGAKVNGRIVPLDYHLKTGDIIEILTSKHSYGPSQDWLKIAKSSHARAKIKQWFKKERREENVEKGRESCERELKRMGLDPSAWMTDDKLMEAAKKYAFNDIDDMLAAVGFGGITAAQIVTKATEKLRKEQEESSLLELNSEMRELKPAPERRNRPTNGIRVKGIDNLLVRFARCCNPVPGDDIIGYVTRGRGVSVHRSDCPNIPTSADGEEAARVIEVEWEENIEASYSVDIEITGHDRNGLLNEVLQAVSESKTNISAVTGRTDKNKLALVHVTILIRNTDHLQSVVDRIKRVKDVYSVHRIMQ; encoded by the coding sequence ATGGGCATAGAGCAATTACTCGAGAAGGCCGGGGCATATATCAAAGAACCCGATCTGGTGCGCATACGAGAAGCTTACGAATTTGCTGATCAGGCCCACCATGGACAGACGCGAAAATCGGGAGAACCGTATATTCTGCATCCGCTTGCGGTTGCCGACATTGTTGTGAACATGCAGATGGACACCATCTCCATAATAGCAGCGCTTCTTCATGATGTAGTAGAGGATACTACGGTCTCACTTGAAGAGATCCGCAATCATTTCGGCAATACGTGTGCCATGCTTGTTGACGGCTTGACGAAGCTGGAACGTATTCAGTTCCGCTCCAAGGAAGAACAGCAGAACGAGAACTACCGCAAAATGTTCATCGCCATGGCGCAGGACATCCGTGTCATCGTGATTAAATTGGCTGACCGTCTGCATAATATGCGGACACTCAAGTTTCAGTCGGAAGAAAGCCAGCGCCGGATTTCATATGAGACGCTGGAGATTTTCTGTCCGATTGCCAACCGCTTGGGTATCTCTGCGATCAAATGGGAAATGGAGGACATCGCCCTCCGTTATTTGAATCCGCAGCAATATTACCGCATTGCGAACCTGATGCACAAAAAGCGTGCGGAACGTGAGCAATATATTGATACGGTTATGGATGGAATTACGAACAAGCTCGATGAGATGGGTATTCAGGCAGACCTTTCGGGCCGCCCGAAACATATCTACAGCGTGTTCAAGAAAATGACCACCAAGAACAAGCAGTTTAATGAAATTTACGATCTGCTTGCTATTCGTATTATTGTGGATAATATCAAGGATTGTTATGCTACCTTGGGAATTATACACACACTATGGAAACCGATGCCTGGACGCTTTAAAGACTACATTGCGATGCCGAAGGCTAATATGTATCAATCGCTGCATACAACGGTAGTTGGTCCCAATGGCGAACCAACGGAAGTACAGATCCGGACATGGGATATGCACCGGACTGCTGAATTTGGTATTGCTGCCCACTGGGCCTACAAAGAAGGCGCTGCGAACGGAAATCATTTTGAAGATAAGATTACATTCTTCCGTGAAATTCTTGAACTTCAAAACGAAGCACAGGATGCATCAGAATTTGTAGAGTCACTCAAAATGGATTTCTTCTCAGATCTGGTATTTGTATTTACACCAAAAGGAGAAGTCATCGAATTGCCAATTGGCTCTGTTCCTTTAGATTTTGCTTATCGAATCCATACAGAGGTTGGTAATCGGACCATTGGTGCCAAAGTGAATGGTCGAATTGTTCCGCTCGATTATCATCTGAAGACAGGCGATATCATCGAAATTTTGACGTCCAAACATTCTTACGGACCGAGCCAGGACTGGCTGAAAATTGCAAAATCTTCTCATGCACGAGCGAAGATCAAACAATGGTTCAAGAAGGAACGCCGTGAAGAAAACGTTGAAAAAGGTCGGGAGAGCTGTGAGCGTGAACTGAAACGCATGGGGCTTGATCCTTCTGCGTGGATGACGGATGACAAGTTGATGGAAGCTGCCAAAAAATATGCGTTTAACGATATTGACGACATGCTTGCAGCTGTTGGCTTCGGTGGGATCACTGCTGCACAGATCGTAACCAAAGCAACTGAAAAACTGCGCAAAGAGCAGGAAGAGTCCAGTTTGCTGGAATTAAATTCCGAGATGCGCGAGCTGAAACCTGCACCTGAACGGAGAAATCGACCAACCAACGGCATTCGTGTCAAGGGCATCGATAATCTGCTTGTTCGATTTGCACGATGCTGTAATCCTGTGCCTGGGGATGACATTATCGGATACGTTACACGCGGACGCGGCGTTTCCGTGCACCGTAGTGACTGTCCGAATATTCCGACAAGTGCAGACGGAGAAGAAGCAGCACGTGTGATTGAGGTCGAGTGGGAAGAGAATATCGAAGCGAGTTACAGTGTGGATATTGAGATTACGGGCCATGATCGGAATGGCTTGCTTAACGAGGTACTTCAGGCTGTATCGGAAAGTAAAACCAATATTTCTGCCGTTACCGGACGGACAGATAAAAATAAATTAGCATTGGTGCACGTCACAATTCTGATTCGTAATACGGATCATCTGCAATCCGTTGTAGATCGGATCAAACGAGTGAAAGATGTCTATTCGGTGCATCGGATTATGCAGTAA
- a CDS encoding type 1 glutamine amidotransferase domain-containing protein has translation MSKVAFLLANDFEDSEMQVPYDEVKKAGHEVEIIGLKAGETLKGKGGKASYTTDKAIADASASEYDAVVIPGGSSPENLRSDAHILKFVTEINSAKKPIAAICHGPQILASAGLLKGRTITSYPPLKDDMVNAGAEFKDHEAVVDGNYITSRTPDDEPAFVRELLKVI, from the coding sequence ATGAGTAAAGTTGCTTTTTTATTGGCGAATGACTTTGAAGATTCGGAGATGCAGGTCCCGTATGACGAAGTAAAAAAAGCTGGACATGAAGTGGAGATTATCGGATTAAAAGCCGGTGAGACCCTTAAAGGTAAAGGAGGAAAGGCCTCCTATACCACAGATAAGGCAATCGCTGATGCATCCGCTTCAGAGTATGATGCAGTCGTGATTCCTGGTGGATCATCCCCTGAGAATTTGCGAAGTGATGCGCACATCTTGAAGTTTGTCACCGAGATCAACAGTGCGAAGAAACCAATCGCAGCGATTTGCCATGGTCCACAGATTTTGGCTAGTGCCGGTCTGTTGAAAGGCCGTACCATTACATCCTATCCACCACTTAAGGATGACATGGTAAACGCAGGAGCAGAGTTCAAGGATCATGAGGCTGTTGTGGATGGAAACTATATTACATCTCGCACGCCTGATGATGAGCCAGCGTTTGTACGTGAACTGCTAAAAGTGATTTAA
- a CDS encoding ThiF family adenylyltransferase: protein MLHQFSRTELAIGPEGLDALKNSTVAVLGIGGVGGIAVEALARSGVGRIILIDKDVVDITNINRQIHALTTTVGQKKADLMVERVKLINPECDAIALNMFYTEETYEELFKYELDYVLDASDTIIYKIHLIKECLKRKIPMISSMGAANKMDPTKFQVADISKTTMDPIARVVRTTLRKDGIKKGVKVVFSTEKPMKPREDVTQKIVPENAPEIRKAKQPPASNSFVPPVAGLIMVSVAIKDLLEIAENKQQ, encoded by the coding sequence ATGCTCCATCAATTTTCAAGAACAGAACTTGCGATCGGACCTGAAGGTCTGGACGCATTGAAAAATAGTACAGTCGCTGTGCTCGGTATTGGCGGCGTAGGTGGTATTGCTGTAGAAGCTCTTGCCCGTAGCGGTGTGGGGCGCATCATCCTGATTGATAAAGACGTCGTGGATATCACCAACATCAACCGCCAGATTCATGCGCTGACCACGACAGTGGGACAGAAAAAAGCGGACCTGATGGTGGAACGTGTGAAATTGATCAATCCGGAATGTGATGCAATTGCACTGAATATGTTTTACACGGAAGAAACGTATGAGGAACTGTTCAAATATGAACTGGATTATGTGCTGGATGCATCCGACACGATTATCTACAAAATCCATCTCATTAAAGAGTGCCTGAAACGTAAAATCCCGATGATTTCGAGTATGGGTGCGGCGAATAAAATGGATCCAACGAAATTCCAGGTTGCGGATATTTCGAAAACAACCATGGACCCGATTGCCCGTGTTGTGCGTACCACACTTCGTAAAGACGGCATCAAAAAAGGTGTGAAAGTGGTCTTCTCGACTGAAAAGCCGATGAAACCGCGCGAGGACGTAACACAAAAAATCGTTCCAGAGAATGCTCCGGAAATTCGTAAGGCTAAACAGCCACCTGCGAGTAACTCATTCGTGCCTCCGGTAGCCGGACTGATTATGGTTAGTGTTGCGATTAAGGATCTGTTAGAAATTGCAGAGAACAAGCAGCAGTAA
- a CDS encoding SEC-C metal-binding domain-containing protein, with the protein MSKVGRNELCPCGSGKKYKKCCLNKESSPAESILRLISTEQPVQEATVQPESKLTLTKLNRMVTEELKWEHPAHEQLALELIENMRNQYEGELILEALMLWNGYSRQTRPTVKKTGSFCAAIEYLLSEEYGFNVSKAEMATKYEVTTGTISRKVNEMFSYIEEYGMGGETDELMVLNGPGTPKDKAEALLHKAREASSAKRRIQLAKTVLEVYPDSSDAYLILAEESDNESDARAYLKAGIAAGERELGELFFEKNKGDFWGLQETRPYIRICKSYAESCWFGGDNQEAAQTLEHMLELNTEDNTGARYLLAAVYLYSNQLEQAEQLMTKYGKGGASTAFAYDQIILEYKKNGITSQLKMLYRVARGMNKHVPDYLLGLKRLPHNLPDFVGMGDSNEAIEYVIMHSRLWASMPDLLKWMLKQ; encoded by the coding sequence TTGAGTAAGGTTGGAAGAAATGAGTTATGCCCTTGCGGAAGCGGGAAAAAATATAAGAAATGCTGTCTGAATAAGGAGTCCTCACCCGCAGAATCTATACTGCGCCTGATATCAACGGAGCAGCCTGTCCAAGAAGCTACAGTTCAGCCTGAGAGTAAGCTGACTCTGACCAAACTGAATAGGATGGTAACGGAAGAACTGAAATGGGAACATCCGGCTCACGAACAGCTGGCCCTGGAGCTAATTGAGAACATGCGGAATCAATACGAGGGAGAGCTCATTTTGGAAGCTCTGATGTTATGGAATGGTTATTCACGCCAGACTCGCCCCACTGTGAAGAAGACAGGCTCCTTCTGTGCTGCAATTGAGTATTTGCTGTCCGAGGAATACGGCTTCAATGTCTCAAAAGCTGAAATGGCCACTAAATATGAGGTGACGACAGGTACGATCTCCCGGAAGGTCAATGAGATGTTCAGTTACATTGAAGAATACGGAATGGGCGGCGAAACGGACGAGCTAATGGTGCTGAACGGTCCAGGCACACCGAAGGACAAAGCGGAGGCTCTGCTACATAAGGCGCGGGAAGCCAGTTCTGCCAAACGCAGAATACAACTGGCGAAAACAGTGCTGGAGGTGTATCCCGACAGCTCGGATGCATATCTTATTCTGGCTGAGGAATCGGACAATGAGTCAGATGCACGGGCTTACCTCAAGGCCGGAATCGCTGCTGGTGAACGCGAACTGGGTGAACTGTTTTTTGAGAAGAACAAAGGGGACTTCTGGGGGCTTCAAGAGACTCGGCCATATATCCGGATATGCAAAAGCTACGCGGAATCTTGCTGGTTTGGTGGAGATAACCAAGAAGCGGCACAAACCCTGGAGCATATGCTGGAACTTAATACGGAAGACAATACCGGTGCACGTTACCTGCTCGCTGCTGTATATTTGTACAGCAACCAATTGGAGCAGGCAGAACAATTGATGACGAAGTATGGAAAAGGTGGCGCCTCAACTGCCTTTGCCTATGACCAGATCATTCTGGAGTATAAGAAGAATGGAATCACTTCCCAGCTCAAAATGCTGTACCGAGTGGCTCGGGGGATGAACAAACATGTGCCGGATTACCTGCTGGGTTTGAAACGCCTGCCGCATAACCTCCCTGATTTTGTCGGAATGGGCGATTCCAACGAAGCGATCGAATATGTCATTATGCATTCCCGTCTGTGGGCGAGCATGCCTGATCTGCTGAAGTGGATGCTGAAACAATAG
- the uraA gene encoding uracil permease, translated as MQREIQVNQKMPLGSGSLLSLQHLFAMFGSTVLVPNLFGVDPSMILLMNGIGTLLYILMCKGKIPAYLGSSFAFIAPVTSVLKTHPDNGYSMALGAFIITGLVFCLVALIIKYAGTGWINVVFPPAVMGAIVALIGLELVPVAAGMAGLINPDVLKYPNWAPQAKPIILSMVTLGITVIGAVTFRGFPKIIHILIGIVVGYILGYSMGLVDKQAIGNADFISLPTVTTPTFDWSVIFTILPVALVVIVEHIGHLLVTSSIVGKDLSKDPGLHRSLLGNGVSTILSGFVGSTPNTTYGENIGVMALTRVYSTYVIGGAAVIAIVLSFSGTFSALVANIPVPVMGGVSLLLFGVIAASGLRILVEQKVDFAKPTNLLLTTLVLVIGLSGTEVTFYGVHLKGMALATIVGILMSLLFKLFEVLGWLNDDSQKQPITEKTPD; from the coding sequence TTGCAACGCGAAATTCAGGTTAATCAAAAGATGCCACTTGGCTCAGGTTCACTGCTTAGCCTTCAGCATTTGTTCGCCATGTTTGGCAGTACGGTGCTTGTACCAAACCTGTTCGGTGTCGATCCAAGTATGATCCTGCTGATGAACGGAATTGGAACATTGTTATACATACTGATGTGTAAAGGAAAGATCCCAGCATATCTGGGTTCCAGTTTTGCCTTTATTGCTCCTGTTACTTCAGTATTGAAAACACATCCAGATAACGGCTACTCCATGGCACTCGGAGCTTTTATCATTACAGGACTTGTGTTCTGCCTCGTGGCTCTTATTATCAAATATGCTGGAACAGGATGGATCAACGTAGTATTCCCACCAGCGGTTATGGGTGCCATCGTTGCTCTGATCGGTCTGGAGCTTGTACCCGTGGCTGCCGGAATGGCAGGTCTGATTAATCCCGATGTCCTTAAATATCCCAACTGGGCACCTCAAGCCAAGCCAATTATTTTGTCCATGGTCACATTGGGTATCACTGTCATTGGGGCCGTAACGTTCCGTGGATTCCCCAAAATCATTCATATTCTAATCGGTATTGTAGTCGGTTATATTCTTGGCTACTCAATGGGTCTGGTTGATAAACAAGCAATTGGAAACGCAGATTTCATCTCACTGCCAACCGTAACAACACCTACATTCGACTGGTCCGTTATTTTCACCATTTTACCTGTAGCACTCGTGGTTATTGTAGAACATATTGGACATTTGCTTGTAACGAGCAGCATTGTGGGTAAAGATCTTTCGAAAGACCCTGGTCTTCATCGTTCCCTGCTTGGTAACGGGGTCTCCACCATTCTTTCCGGGTTTGTAGGATCTACTCCCAATACAACCTACGGTGAGAATATCGGTGTTATGGCACTGACTCGCGTATACTCCACATATGTCATTGGAGGCGCAGCGGTTATTGCAATCGTACTCTCCTTCTCAGGAACATTCTCGGCGCTTGTAGCCAACATTCCTGTGCCTGTTATGGGTGGGGTATCACTACTTCTGTTCGGGGTTATTGCAGCATCCGGTCTGCGTATTCTGGTTGAACAGAAAGTCGATTTTGCCAAACCAACCAATTTACTGCTTACTACACTTGTACTGGTCATCGGACTAAGTGGTACAGAAGTTACTTTCTATGGGGTTCATCTAAAAGGGATGGCACTGGCAACCATTGTCGGAATCCTGATGAGCTTGTTGTTCAAACTGTTTGAAGTACTAGGCTGGTTGAATGATGATTCGCAGAAACAGCCTATCACTGAAAAAACGCCTGATTAA
- a CDS encoding adenine phosphoribosyltransferase codes for MDFKDYIRVIPDFPQPGISFKDITTLLKDGEMYRNAINELKVMVSDLKIDVIAGPEARGFVVGAPLAYALGVGFAPIRKSGKLPGETIEVGYDLEYGKDTLAMHTDAIEKGQNVLIADDLLATGGTIATSINLIEQLGGNVVGAAFLIELSDLNGRSKLPEKIDVFTLMNY; via the coding sequence TTGGATTTTAAAGATTATATTCGTGTCATTCCTGACTTTCCACAACCGGGAATCAGCTTTAAGGACATTACGACATTGTTGAAAGATGGAGAAATGTACCGCAATGCGATCAATGAATTGAAAGTGATGGTTTCTGATCTCAAAATTGATGTCATTGCTGGACCTGAAGCACGTGGATTCGTTGTGGGCGCCCCTCTGGCGTACGCTCTTGGTGTCGGTTTTGCTCCGATTCGCAAAAGTGGAAAACTGCCTGGAGAGACGATTGAAGTCGGTTATGATCTCGAATATGGCAAGGATACACTTGCGATGCACACAGATGCGATTGAGAAAGGTCAAAATGTCCTGATCGCAGATGATCTGCTCGCAACGGGTGGAACGATTGCAACTTCCATCAACTTGATTGAACAATTGGGTGGGAACGTTGTCGGTGCTGCCTTCCTGATCGAGCTGTCTGATCTGAATGGTCGCTCTAAATTGCCTGAAAAAATCGATGTATTCACATTGATGAACTACTAA
- the dtd gene encoding D-aminoacyl-tRNA deacylase, whose product MRVLVQRCKEAQVTVGDELTGKIESGLMLLVGITHEDTEKDAQYLADKISGLRIFEDDQEKMNLSLLDVGGAVLSVSQFTLYGDCRKGKRPSFAAAARPEAAELLYETFNQLLRDKGIQVETGRFGAMMDVTFTNWGPVTLMLESPVRQEPRA is encoded by the coding sequence ATGAGGGTGCTTGTACAACGCTGTAAAGAGGCTCAGGTGACCGTGGGAGACGAGCTTACCGGTAAGATCGAATCCGGATTAATGCTGCTCGTGGGCATTACCCATGAGGACACCGAGAAGGATGCTCAGTATCTGGCTGACAAAATTAGCGGGTTACGGATATTTGAAGATGATCAGGAGAAGATGAATCTCAGCCTGCTTGATGTAGGCGGTGCTGTATTGTCTGTTTCCCAGTTCACCCTGTATGGGGATTGTCGCAAAGGAAAGCGTCCGAGCTTTGCGGCTGCGGCCCGGCCTGAAGCGGCAGAATTGTTATATGAAACGTTTAATCAACTTTTACGGGATAAAGGTATCCAAGTTGAAACCGGTCGTTTCGGAGCAATGATGGATGTAACATTTACCAATTGGGGACCTGTGACTTTGATGCTTGAAAGTCCGGTTCGTCAGGAACCACGTGCATAA
- the hisS gene encoding histidine--tRNA ligase yields the protein MAFQKPTGTQDLLPGVVEKWQYVEEKARDLCRRFNYREIRTPIFEQTSLFVRGVGETTDIVEKEMYTFDDKGNRSMTLRPEGTAGVVRAYVENKIYGEPDVSKLYYIGPMFRYERPQAGRQRQFHQFGVEAIGALDPAIDAEVIALGYQLCVELGLKDVKVEINSVGNSTSRAEYRETLLGFLRPMKDSLCKDCQSRMERNPLRVLDCKVDQDKFVGAPSILDSLDEESLSHFAKLQAYLDDFGVDYAVNNRLVRGLDYYTLTAFELKAQGIGAIDTVGGGGRYNGLVGDIGGPDQPGIGFGIGLERIQLILEHQNIEVTTLAPLDVYFVALGEAADREVNRLLFKLRQSGLSGERDYLGRKMKAQMKSADRFKSRYTAILGDDELERGEIALKSMDTGEQQTVKLDDLVAAIREGK from the coding sequence ATGGCTTTTCAAAAACCGACGGGAACGCAGGACTTACTGCCTGGAGTTGTCGAGAAATGGCAGTACGTAGAAGAAAAAGCACGAGATCTGTGTCGACGGTTTAATTACCGCGAGATTCGTACACCGATCTTCGAACAGACTTCTTTGTTTGTACGCGGTGTTGGAGAGACTACCGATATCGTTGAGAAAGAAATGTATACCTTTGATGACAAAGGCAATCGCAGCATGACTCTTCGTCCAGAGGGAACAGCTGGTGTTGTCCGTGCGTATGTAGAGAATAAAATCTACGGGGAACCGGATGTGAGCAAGTTGTATTACATCGGTCCGATGTTCCGGTATGAGCGTCCGCAGGCAGGCCGTCAGCGTCAGTTCCACCAGTTTGGTGTAGAAGCCATCGGTGCGCTGGACCCGGCAATTGATGCCGAAGTTATCGCACTGGGCTACCAGTTGTGTGTAGAGCTCGGCTTGAAAGATGTTAAAGTGGAGATCAACTCCGTTGGTAATTCGACCAGCCGTGCAGAATACCGCGAGACGTTGCTTGGGTTCCTCAGACCAATGAAAGACAGTCTATGCAAGGATTGTCAGTCCCGCATGGAGCGTAATCCGCTGCGTGTACTCGACTGCAAAGTCGATCAGGACAAATTCGTAGGGGCACCGTCCATATTGGATAGCCTGGATGAGGAGTCCTTAAGTCACTTTGCCAAGCTACAGGCATACCTGGATGATTTCGGAGTAGATTATGCTGTGAACAATCGTCTGGTACGGGGCCTGGATTATTACACGCTGACTGCATTTGAATTAAAAGCCCAAGGGATTGGAGCAATTGATACGGTTGGCGGCGGTGGCCGGTACAATGGTCTCGTTGGAGATATCGGCGGACCTGATCAGCCGGGCATCGGCTTCGGTATTGGTTTGGAGCGCATTCAACTGATTCTGGAGCACCAAAATATTGAGGTTACTACGCTGGCTCCACTTGATGTGTACTTTGTTGCTCTGGGAGAGGCTGCTGATCGTGAAGTAAACCGACTGTTGTTCAAACTTCGTCAGTCTGGACTGTCTGGGGAACGTGATTATCTGGGCCGCAAGATGAAAGCACAGATGAAATCAGCTGACCGTTTCAAATCCCGCTATACTGCCATCCTTGGTGATGACGAGCTGGAGCGTGGTGAGATCGCCCTCAAGTCGATGGATACGGGTGAGCAACAAACCGTGAAGCTTGATGATCTGGTAGCAGCCATTCGCGAAGGTAAATAA